Part of the Bacteroides acidifaciens genome, CTATAAACTTGAAATCATTTCAAGATATACATAGCTTGGAAGAGTGGTAAGCGCAGATAATATATTCTATGAGGAATGTTTATCTGCGTAAGCCACCTCTAAATAATAATATATAACTGATAATTATGAAACAAACTTTTGTGCTTTTACTAACACTCCTTTTCCCGGCTCTCCTCTTTTCTCAGGAGTCAGAGACAGGCATAGAAGGACGTGTGATTGGTTCGGAAAGCAAACAGCCCGTTCCTGGAGTAATTGTGACTCTGAACGGAGAAAACAGGCAGACCAGAACTGATGTGAAAGGAGCTTTCTTCTTTAATAATATATCCCCTGGAAAGGATGTACTTATTTTTAATTCAGTAGGCATTGCTCCAAAGAATATTTTAGTAGACATAGCTAAGGGAGTAGTTACTGATGTCGGCACTATTGAAGTTGTCGAGTTGACTGCTACTGAAGATTTGTCATTGATTGGTGTGGTTGATGAAGCCATGGTAGATGATGATGTAGAAGGCGCTTCGCAAGAGATTAGTTCGAAAGTAATCCTTTCTAACGATGTGTTTCTGAATAAGGCGGCTTATCAGTTATCACCTATGCGCTTCCGTGCCAGAGGGTACGAAAGTCCTTATGAAAAAAAATACATCAACGGAGTCAATTTCAATGACCAATTGAGAGGAGTATTCAATTACTCTTCTATTGGTGCATTAAACGATATGACCCGTAACGGAGACGTAGTAAATTATAATGCACCGTCTGCTTTCACCTACGGTTCTATTGGTGGAGCAGAAAATGTAAATATGCGCGCATCCGGATATACTCCGGGTACTAAAGCTACACTTACTTATACTAACCGCAACTATTATTTGCGTGGAATGGTCACATATTCCACAGGTCTGATGGATAATGGATGGGCATTTTCTGCATCTGTCGGTGGTCGGTATTCGCATGAAGGAGCAATAGACGGTACATTCTACCGTAACTTCTCTTATGCGCTTTCTGCGGAGAAACAATGGCAAGGCGGCAAGCACAGTCTTTCTATTGTAACTTTCGGTTCGCCAGTCGTGCGCGGACAACAAAGTGCTTCTTATCAACAGGTTTACGAATACCTGGACAATTATCTCTATAATCCGAACTGGGGATATCAAGACGGTAAAAAAAGAAATGCGAAAGTAGTGAAAGCTTTCGATCCCACTCTAATTCTTTCACATATATGGAAGATTAATGACGATATGACACTGACTACCGGTTTAGGTACTCATTATGGACGTTATGGGAATACTGCTCTGAATTGGTATAACGCTCCGGATCCACGTCCGGATTATTATCGTCAGCTTCCTTCTTACTTCAAGTATGCCGTTGAAGGGTTTGATAATCAAGAGGGGGCTGATAAGTGTGAACTGCTTTGGAGAAGAAATGATACAAATTATACTCAAATCAATTGGGATAATATGTATCTGACAAATGCCTTAGGTGACGGTTCTGCAGAATATATGGTAGAGGAACGTCGAAGTGACTTATTCGAGACAACTCTAAACTCTACTTTCAACGCTCGTCTGAATGACCATCACACATTGACTGCCGGTATAGAAGCACGTTCTACTCTTTCCCGGCAGTTTAAAACGGTGAACGACCTTTTAGGCGCATCATATGTCTGGGATTATGATAAATATGCCGAACAAGATTTCTACGGGGATAAGTTGAGAAAACAAAATGACTTGAACCGTCCCGATCGTAAAGTATATGAAGGCGGAATTTTTGGTTATAATTTCGATCTGAATATTTTTAAAGCAGGAGGATGGATAGTAGATAAGTATACATCTGCCAAATTGGATGCTTATTATGGTGTGAAAATAGACTATACGAGCTTTTATCGTGACGGAAAGATGAGAAATGGGCGTTACCCTAATGATTCATACGGCAAAGGAAGTACATACACTTTCGTTGATATGGGAGTAAAGACCGGGCTTACTTATAAGATTAATGGCCGGCATTTTCTGACAGCTAATATCAGTTATGGGACAGAGGCTCCTCTGCCTAATTATGTCTATCTTTCTCCTCGTATTTCCGATTATACGACGACCTCTGTATCAAAAGAGGATTTGAAGAGTGGAAGAGTATTTTCTGCTGATATTAATTATATATTCTCTCTACCTTCACTTACTGGACGGGTGTCTTTGTTCCAAACTAATTTCTATGATCAAATGGATCGTAATAGTTATTTCAATGGAACATCGTATTTGAATCATGTGCTGTATAATATGAATAAGGTGCATCGTGGTATTGAGTTGGGTGCAACTTATAAACTGGATAATCACTGGAGTTTTGATTTGGCAGGTACAATATCCGAATATTATTATAGCAATAATCCGATGGGAGTTGAGAATTACGAAGCTGATCCTGAGAACGAGGATAAAAGTAGTACGGTCTACATGAAGAATCTTCATGTAGGAGGTATGCCTCAATTTGCAGGAACTTTTGGCGTTCGCTATTTTATTGATTATTGGTTTTTGGGAGCAAACTTGAATGCCTTTGGACGTAACTATGTAGACGTATCGCCTAGCCGGCGTTTGGCGGAAACTTATGACCAAGTTGATCCTGTGGCCGATCCGGTACAATACCAGTACTATAAGGAAACGGTTGCTCAGGAGCGCTTCGGTAGTGCTTGCACTGTAGATTTGTCTATTGGAAAGATATTCTATTTACCACATAGACAGTCTATCAATGTTAATTTATCGGTGAACAACGTTCTCAATAAAACAGACGTGCGTACTGGCGGTTATGAGCAAGGACGTGTTGTTACGGTAAAGAATGGAAAGAAATCTTTGTTGAACCCAAGACTTCTTCCTAATAAATATTATTATATGCAAGGAATCAACTGCTTCATGAATATCAGCTACCGGTTCTAAGGAAATCAAAATATGTAAATATACTAATTAATAAATAATCAATGATATGAAACTAATTCAGAAAATATATACTTTGCCACTATTGGTTATGGCTGTTTTGATGACCAGTTGTGAACGTGACTATGATGCTCCGCCGTTGAACGAACCGGTTTATACTGGCGCACAGCCCAATACGACTTTGGCGCAATTGAAAGAAAAATACAGTGCGGCTACTGCTGAAACTCCTATAGTGATTACGGAGGATTATGTAGTGAAAGCCTATATTACGGGTAATGATGAATCCGGTAATATCTACAAGCAAATTATTGTGCAAGATGCTACGGCAGCCTTGCCGATACAGTTGGATCAAGGGAATGTGTACACTACCTATCGTCGTGGTCAGGAAGTATTCATCAATCTGAAAGGCATGTGTGTATCCGTATATGGCGGTGAACAGCAATTAGGCTGGCCGGACGCTTATCTTTATCGTATGACGTTTGCTACTTTCCAAGAGTTGGTGAAGAAAAATGGATGGCCATATGCTGATAATGTAAAGCCAGAAGTTATCACGGATATAAGTGTGGTGAATCTTGATGTAAGCAAAATGACCTATCGTCTTGTACAACTCGAAGGGGTACATTTTGTAAATGGAGGGAAAAATACATTTGCTAAAACAGGTGGTTTCGGAGAGGAAACGTTGAAAGATGCTCATGGCAATACTATTACAGTGCGTACAAGTAATTATGCTTCTTTTGCGTATGAGACGTTGCCGGTAGGAACTGGTACAGTTGTTGGTATCTTAGGACGTTTTAATGGAACATGGCAATTGACTATTCCTGCTTATTCAGATGTGTTTGGTTTTGACGGTGTTGAACCGAACGAAGGAGAAGGCGGTGGCGGTGAAACAGGAGAGACAGTACTGTTCAGTGAAACATTTGGTGAACCGCAAAAAGAAGGAAATTATTGGCCTTTCTTGAAAGACTACACTGGATATGATAACCCGAAAGAGCTATTTTCAGGTAGTGTAGATAATCTTTCTGCCCGTATGCAAAGTGGTGATGGTAATGTGTGGTTCCCTGCAGGAGGTGATTATTCACTTTCCATTGGAAGTATAGACTTGAAGGGGGCTACTAAAGTGTCGTTGATTTATAAAATGGGTGTTAATGTATATCAGCCCGCTGATGTGCAGAATATCAATACGCTGAGTGTGAAATGTAACGATACGGATTTGGCAGTACCTAGCAAAGAACTGGCAGGTACAAGTAACCCGTATGTATTGGAAGAGATACGTATAGATGATATTGCCGTATCTGGAACTGCTACGCTGACATTCAGTTGTGCTAGTGCTACCAATGTAAAAGGCATACGTCTGTATGATGTGAAACTAATCGCTCCTGGAACAGGTGAAGGTGATGGTGGTGATGTAATCGCTCCGGTGCCTGACGGCGAATAATAGACACAACAATTCCCTTATAATCGTAATCTGATGATAAAGAGAAATATATTGCTAATCTTACTGTTTGCCCTGTCCATCGGAGTGGTGGGGCAAACACGTTTGGGCGTGTATGTTGCAGGATTCTATAATCTGGAGAATCTGTTTGATACGGAAGACGACCCGAATAATCCCGGTGATGATGAATTCCTGCCGAATGGCCCATATTCTTGGACTCCTGCGAAGTACCGTCAAAAGTTGAGTAATATGGCGAAAGTGATTGCTAAACTTGCGAGGGAGAAGTGTCCGGGTGGTCCAGCTATCCTTGGTGTATCGGAAGTAGAGAACCGTCGGGTATTGGAAGATTTGGTGAAAACAGAACCGCTTGCTTCTATGGGATACGAGATTGTGCATTATGATTCACCGGATCGCCGGGGAGTAGATGTTGCCTGTTTATATAATCCCAAACTGTTTACCCTGCTTTCATCTAAGGCATATCCTTTTTTCATGTCTTCCAAACCGAATTATCGTTCTCGTGACCAGCTGTTAGTAAGTGGGTTGTTGGCGGGAGAGTCCTTTCATATGATTGTAAATCATTGGCCGTCCCGTTACGGTGGTGACCGCTCATCCATTTATAGAGAAGCTGCCGCTGCTATAACTAAGCATATTGCAGACTCCATTCATGCGGCTGACCCGCAGGCCAAAGTCTTGATTGTCGGTGATATGAATGATGATCCTACTGATAAAAGTACGAAAGAAGTATTGAAAGCCCGTCGTAAAGCTGCGGATACAGAACCGGATGGATACTTCAATGCAACGTGGCCATTATTTGACAAGGGAATCGGATCACTTTGCTACCAGGATAAATGGAACCTGTATGACCAGTTGATTATATCAGGAAACTTGTTAGGCAAAGACCGCTCTACCTTGAAATTCTGGAAAGCGGAAATCTTTAACCGTGATTTCCTGACAACACAAGAGGGAAAACGCAAAGGATACCCGTGGCGTACTTTCTCCAGTAATACTTTTATAAATGGATATAGTGACCACTTCCCGGCCTTGATTTATTTTGTGAAAGAAATACGTTAATAGTATTCTTGTATATTGTAAATGCATAGATTTGAATAACTTGATGTTGTTTGAATCTATGCATTTTTTCAATGTGCGGGAATATCTCATTCAGGATTCCACCACCCATTTCTCGATATTACGGGTTTTCTCACTGAAGTTAATCCCTATCTTGAACAGTTTTCGCCCATCTGCTTCGAAAGGCAATGCATATCGTTTGTCGTTAATCTGCTGCAACGCCTCTTTCGCTGTACCATTCAGCTTAAACTCCATTATATAAATGAATTTGTCTGTCTGCAGGATGAGGTCTATGCGTCCGTTATTGGTGTGGTATTCCACTTTGGTATAGAAACCAACCAGTTTGAAAACGATGAAAAGTACATTTTCATAATGTAATTCCTGCTCCCGGATTACTTCGTAAGTCGTATCAGCGAAGAAACTCTGCAGGCGGCGGAAGAAAGAGTTATAGTCTCCGGCCTCTATTTCACGAACGAATTTTTGAATTTCAAACGGAGATTCCACCTTATTCACATTCGCATAAAAAGGAAGTAAGAAACGCATGAAGCCTTCGTCCACTTCACGGTTGGGAAAACCTAGACGATATATGCCAAAACGTTCGTCATATCCCTTAATGGTAAGGTATCCGCTCTGATAAATTACCGGAATCGGGTTGGTTGATTCGGAATCTATGCTATTCAATACCTGTGCATCGGTTTCCTCGTGTGCCATCCGTTCCAGATCATAATGATGCTTTTTCAGTAACTTCACCAGATAGGTAGGTGTTCCCGTTTCAAACCAATAATTGCCGAACTCTTTACGCTTGAACGCGTTGAGCAGGCTGAACGGATTATACATGCCGATGGAATTATGAGTAAAGTGATAACCGTCATAGCACTCCTTTAATTCAGTACAAAGTTTTTCATATGTCGTTCCCCGTGCATCGGCAAATTCATGAAGCTCAGCCTCCAGATTCTCGTGGATTTCCCGTTCGCTGACACCGCAAATTTCGATATATTCGTTCCACATTGATATATCGTCCAGATTATTCAGATCACTGAACACGCTGACTTTGCTAAATTTGGTAACTCCTGTCAGCATGGCGAATTTGATACATCCATCCTGGCTTTTCAATGCACCATAAAAAGCCTTTAAAGTGTTACGAAAATTTTTTTGTAATTCTTCATTGCCGATAGCTTGCAACATTGGTTTGTCGTATTCATCCACAAGAATGGCTACGCGTTGCCCCTCTTGTCGGCAGGTACGTTTGATAATGCCTTCAAAGCGTGTGGCTAAAGATTTTTCCGATGGCTCTGCTCCGTATTTTTTTTCCCATTCCACCAATACTCCATTCAACTTATTCTCCAAACTTTCCGGAGTATCGTATTTTTCGGTGTTAAGGTCGATATGTAACACGGGATATTTTATCCAGTTTTTTTCCAACTTTTCTACTGCCAGTCCCGTGAACAGCTCCTTCTTTCCTTGAAAATAAGCTTCCAGAGTGGAGATGAGCAGGCTCTTTCCGAAGCGGCGCGGGCGGCTTAAGAAATAGTAGCTGCCGGTTTTAACCATTTGATAAATCAATGCCGTTTTATCAATATAGAAATAACCGTCATTACGAATCTTTTCGAAATTCTGTATGCCAATAGGGTAAATTTTACTACTCATATACTCCGGTTTTATAACTCAATTACACAAAGGTAGTAAATTTCCAACTACTTCATTGTTTTTAGAAAGAGAAAAGTATAAGATGATTGCTTTTAACAGAATGAGGTGTAGAAAACAGTATGTACTGTTTGTGGTATCTTTTTTAATCCCTATATTTGTCTGCATTTCATTTTAATAAAGATAGGCATTATGGATACAACTTTCAGAATATATCCGATAGGGATACAGAATTTTGAGCGGTTACGCAATAATAATAACGTATATGTAGATAAGACGGAGTTAATATATCGTTTGGCAAATACTAATAAGGTATATTTCTTGAGTCGTCCCCACCGTTTTGGGAAAAGTTTGCTGGTATCTACTCTTGATGCTTATTTTCGGGGGAAGAAAGATTTGTTCCAAGGATTGGCGATGGAACGTTTGGAGAAAGAATGGAATGTCTATCCGGTGTTGCACATAGATTTCAGTATGACGAAGTACACAGCACTTTCCGACCTGACAGGGCAGTTGAACCTGAATCTGCACGATTGGGAAAAACTTTATGGAAAGGAAGAAGTGGAAGAAACGCCGGCAGAACGTTTCCGGGGAGTGATTCGTCGTGCTTATGAAAAGACGGGCAAACCGGTAGTAGTGCTCGTTGACGAATATGACGCTCCTTTATTAGACAGTAATCATTTGCCGGAACTACAAAACGATCTTCGTGAAGAAATGCGTAAATTCTTCAGTCCTTTGAAAGCACAAGGAGAATATCTACGCTTTCTTTTCCTGACAGGTATCAGTCCGTTTAGTCAAATGAATAGCATTTTTAGCGGATTGAATAATATGCTAAATATTAGTATTCTAGGTAACTATAGCGCTATCTGTGGTATTACCGAGCAGGAATTGCGTACCCAGTTGAAAACTGATATTGAGATGATGGCACAGGCCAATAATGAAACCTATGAGGAGGCTTGTGTACATTTGAAACAGCAGTATGGCGGATACCATTTTAGTGAAAACAGCGAGGAAACTTGTAATCCATTTAGTTTATTCAATGCATTTTCTCAAAAGAACTACGGGAATTTTATGATCGTACCTACTTTTTTAGTTGATATGTTACAACAAAATAAGATGGATATTTGTAAGCTGGAGGGTACTATGGCAACCGTTGCCCAACTTGATATGGCAATTAACCCTGCAGTGGATATTTTACCTGTGCTTTATCAAAATGGTTATTTTACTATTAATGAGTATGACCCTGAATTCCAACTTTATACACTTGCTTGTCCCAATAAAGAAGTACGGGAAGGATTGATTCGACTTTTTAGAACTTCTTTAGTCGTTTGAGTATTTGTGTTTTTTTCGCCTCATAGTGATTTCACCAATTCCTCTTTCAACCTATCACCACCCCTCTGAAACTCCCTGTTCATCGTGCTTACAGAACGGTGATAGATTGTCTCTGACCTATCACCTCATCTATCACCTATCACCGTACCGAGAACTGTATATTTATTCTCTTTTCGGCTTAATCCGAACCACTTTGTAGACATTCCCCCGTTTGGTATGCACGGAAGGCACTTGATTCCTTTGCAATATTCTGCCGAATTGAATAATATTGCAATTTGATACATGAATCCTGCTGTCATGTTGCACCTGTTCCAGTATCTCGATGGCGAGAAGTTGCTCGTATTCTTCCTCGTCTTCTCGGGCAGCCCGGAAATACTGGTGGAATAATTGCTCCGCGATGGGGATAACTTGAAATTCCTGATTGCTTTCAGTCATCAGCTTTTCATCTTCGTGGTCGAACCAGTAACGTTCTCCCCTGTAAATATCATGCATTGCTTGTGCATAAAGTTGTTCATAGTCAATCGGGGAGCAGTCGATGGGGGCGGTTACGTTGATGACGATGTAGCGTCGGCTGCCGGAAGTGTCCGTCAGCAAGTCCTTGTGGTTGCTCGTTCCGATGAATGAAGCGTAGCGGCGCATCTCTTGCGTGGCTGTGCCATGAGGCCGGCGGACATTGACCACCGGCTTTTGGAGAATATGCTTCAGGAAAGCCTGCTGATGCACCCCGTTCTGGTCGAACTCGTCCATGTTGATGAGCGCGAAACGGTTCAGTGACAGTTCGGCATCTCTTTTATTGCTGAAATCAATGTGGTCGGTGTAGTATGTCTGCAACTCGGGCGGTAACAGGTTCCGGCAGAAGGTGGATTTCCGGTAGGCTTGCGGGCCGACAAGCAACGGGACGGTGCAGTTTGAATATTTGCGGTCGGTATGACGCCAGTGCGCTACCATGTTCAGAAACCAGCGGTAGAACAGGTCGGGCCAATGGGCGTTGTTGCAAGGGACACGGGTGGCCAGTTCACGAATCCGGTCGCGGCCGTCCCAACGGACATCCACTCCGAAGAGGAAATCCTCGATAGGGTTGAATATCGGGATGCGGTCGGAATCCAGATAGCGGGCGACGTCCCTGTCCCAAAGGCTGAGCCCTTCCAGGCGGGCGTTCATGGCAATGCTGTTTCGTACCCGGTTGGTGATGGGGCGGAAGCAGAAACAAAATGTGTTCCGTTCGCGATATTCCGTTACGGTCGTCATCGTATTGTAACGGAATTCGTATCGGCGTTGCATGAATTCTTCCGTTCGGAGTTCCAGTTCCTGTTCGGTTGATAAGGGAGATTTTTGTCCGAATCCTTTGGCGTGAGTATATATGTTCTGTACGGTTTGGCGGACAAGAAACTCTTTCTTCTTGGTGTAGAAATGAGCGATGGCCCAACGGGCGGTTTCTTCTTCCGGTATACCCGCCTGGAAGCAATTTTCCGCAAGGCGGACTAACAGTGGCTTGAGGTCTTCGTCCGAATGGAGATGTACGTTGGGCTGGAGTTCGCTTAATGATTGGTAAGCCTTGTTCAGAGCGCTCTCGAAGAGGGCGGACAAGGTTTCGAAACTATCATAACCCGGAATTAGCCGTTTGAATGGCGATGCTTCCGCTTGTACGGATTCTTTATAGGTGATGTCCGACGGCATTTCCAGCGGTTGCCGCATGTAGATGACGGTGGCATCGGAGTTGTAATAAAGTTCCGGGTCGTAGGTCTGCCGGCAGAATTGCTCCAAGGTCGGGTTCTTGAGTTCGATGGAGTAGGAGAGAGCCGGTTGGTACAGGCTGACTGCTTTTCTGTAGGCGTGGGCCTGGAATATTTCCGCTTCTTCCCGGGTTTTGGGTAGTGAACCGTCCGGGCGGGTGAAGCGTAGCCATATTTTCACGGAATGTCCGCCGGAACCCATGAAGGCGGCGAGGGTTTGCGTAAGCTCTGCCGCTTCCTGCTTCACGCGGTTTACTTCCGTCCGGTTTGCGAGGTGGTTGACTTCTATTTGTACAATGCCGTTGTATTCCGTCATTTGTACGCCGTTGGCTGTTTTGCGGAAGTTGGCTGCTGGGATGACTTTGGCCAGTCGCTGGGCTTCTTCCAGTTTGGTGTCCGGTGATGCGTAACGAATGATCGTCCGAAGATTGCTAATCGGGCGGGCTTTCGTTTCATGCTTCATCGCTTCTATTTGTAGGTTTATATCCAGCGTCCGCATGGTTGACGTTTCGCCGTAGTCCCGCATCAAAGTAAGTTTCATGTCAAGTGTATTTACTGTTTATTATTTATTTGCTCCATATCTCTATTCTTTTCTCAATTTCTTTAGATGGTAGTCTTCCGTTTATTTGTCTGAGCAATTGGAGTTTCTCGCAAGCTTTTTGGGGTGTGAGCAACTTCTCTTCTACCAGTTTGTCAAAAATGTATAGAATTCCGCGGACATTCGTGCCTTCTTTGATTGCAGTTTTGCGAAGTTTGCCATCTCCGGTAAGTAAGATATAACCGTTATCTTGTGCATATAACCAAACGGAACAGTCCTGGATGCTAACGTTAGTTTTATCCTGCATTTTTCGTTGAAAACCTACCAGTTCAATCATTTCGCGCATATCAAACTTTTTAATAAAAAGTTTGTCATAACCAAGTATCTTACTTTTTTGCTCCATTACTTTCAGTTCATGGATGATAAAGTCTGTCGTGTGGATATGGATAGTTAATGAAAAGAATTCGTCCAACAGGTCTGTTGTGTATAAGTCGATAAAGATATTTGTATCGCTGACTACTACAATCTCCATTATATAAGATTTAATCGGTTACGTACATCTTCAATCGAAATATTCAAGAGAGAAGCTGCTTTTGAAGTTGTTATTATATCACTGGCAATGGCCCTGAATACAAGGCTTACAAAACGTTTGGGCTTTTTCTCTCGAAATCTGGATGCAGTTACCAATTTTTTAAATCTCTCGTCTTGATTTTTCTTGATGTAGTAAGTGCGGCATCTTGCTTCTGTTATAATGTTGAGTTCTTTGGCTTTCATCATCATGGCGTCAATCGAGATGCCGTACAGAATTTGTAGGTCTGTCAGTTCATTTAATGATATATCTCTTCTGTTTTCTCCGATTATACCACTGAAGACACAGCTTGGAATCAACATTTCGTTAGCGAAAATGGTGCAAAGTCCTTCTTTTTGTCTTGGACTTAATGCCGGGTCAAAACAGGTATTAAACAAAAGATGTCCCAGTTCGTGCAAAGCAGTCATTCTGCGACGTTCGGATTGTTCGATGTTGGAGTTTAAGACAATGATAGGATATTTATCGTTAACCATGCCACTCAAACCGTCGAATCCTTCCGGTGCATCCACGTCTATAACTTTAATGAAATGTGTTTCCAACATTGCCTGGACATTATTGATGGCATCTTTGCCCAATTTCCATTCTTCGCGGAGACGGATAGCCTGCATTTTTATGTCCTGTGTATTGGAAATGATAGCATTGGAATAGGCAGTGGGTTGAAACTTATTCTCCAATCCTAAGATGTTTTCTATTTCCAGGTAACGTTCTACTTTATCACGTATCTTTTCCTTTATAGCATTGGTTTCAAATACTTTAACTTTATTCTTCTTTCTGAAACTGACCTCAAATTCGTCCAGCTCAAATAAGAAAGGACGGAAAAAATAGTCCGGATCTAAGTTTAATGCATTGGAAATAGCTATAAGGACGGAGCTGTCAGGCATCATTTTCCCGTTCTCATATTTAGAAATAGATTGCTTGCTAATCAGATTGCCGATTTTTTCGCAAAGCATATCCATAGACCAGCCTGCCATAATTCGTGCGCTCTTTAAGCGTTTTGCAAAAATCTCTTCTATCTTCATATTGATAACCTTTTATTGGTTTACAAAAATATAAATAATTATTGAAGTGTCAACCAAAATGCGCATCTTTAATCTCTGATGCATATAAGATTAATAATATTTAATGTATTGTATGTGCGGTCATTAGCTTTAATGGGAACTGGGGCATTGGGGCGGATTCGAGTTCTTTGGTACTTATTCTTTATTGTTTTCTATAAGGGTGTTAAGTACAGGCCGTAGTGGAACAAAATGTTTTCAAGGCTTGAAACACTTCGTTTCATGGTGAGAAACACTTGGTTTCAAGCCTTGGAAACTTTAGTTTCAAGGGCTGGAAACTAAAGTGTCAAGTGCTTGAAACTAAAGTTTCCTACCGGGGAAACACTGGTTTCACGGCAGGAAATGGAATGTATCCCCTGTTGGTACTTTTGTTTGCACGTGGGCTTCTGTTTGTATGTCGGTTTGGATTTTG contains:
- a CDS encoding TonB-dependent receptor, whose translation is MKQTFVLLLTLLFPALLFSQESETGIEGRVIGSESKQPVPGVIVTLNGENRQTRTDVKGAFFFNNISPGKDVLIFNSVGIAPKNILVDIAKGVVTDVGTIEVVELTATEDLSLIGVVDEAMVDDDVEGASQEISSKVILSNDVFLNKAAYQLSPMRFRARGYESPYEKKYINGVNFNDQLRGVFNYSSIGALNDMTRNGDVVNYNAPSAFTYGSIGGAENVNMRASGYTPGTKATLTYTNRNYYLRGMVTYSTGLMDNGWAFSASVGGRYSHEGAIDGTFYRNFSYALSAEKQWQGGKHSLSIVTFGSPVVRGQQSASYQQVYEYLDNYLYNPNWGYQDGKKRNAKVVKAFDPTLILSHIWKINDDMTLTTGLGTHYGRYGNTALNWYNAPDPRPDYYRQLPSYFKYAVEGFDNQEGADKCELLWRRNDTNYTQINWDNMYLTNALGDGSAEYMVEERRSDLFETTLNSTFNARLNDHHTLTAGIEARSTLSRQFKTVNDLLGASYVWDYDKYAEQDFYGDKLRKQNDLNRPDRKVYEGGIFGYNFDLNIFKAGGWIVDKYTSAKLDAYYGVKIDYTSFYRDGKMRNGRYPNDSYGKGSTYTFVDMGVKTGLTYKINGRHFLTANISYGTEAPLPNYVYLSPRISDYTTTSVSKEDLKSGRVFSADINYIFSLPSLTGRVSLFQTNFYDQMDRNSYFNGTSYLNHVLYNMNKVHRGIELGATYKLDNHWSFDLAGTISEYYYSNNPMGVENYEADPENEDKSSTVYMKNLHVGGMPQFAGTFGVRYFIDYWFLGANLNAFGRNYVDVSPSRRLAETYDQVDPVADPVQYQYYKETVAQERFGSACTVDLSIGKIFYLPHRQSINVNLSVNNVLNKTDVRTGGYEQGRVVTVKNGKKSLLNPRLLPNKYYYMQGINCFMNISYRF
- a CDS encoding DUF5689 domain-containing protein, giving the protein MKLIQKIYTLPLLVMAVLMTSCERDYDAPPLNEPVYTGAQPNTTLAQLKEKYSAATAETPIVITEDYVVKAYITGNDESGNIYKQIIVQDATAALPIQLDQGNVYTTYRRGQEVFINLKGMCVSVYGGEQQLGWPDAYLYRMTFATFQELVKKNGWPYADNVKPEVITDISVVNLDVSKMTYRLVQLEGVHFVNGGKNTFAKTGGFGEETLKDAHGNTITVRTSNYASFAYETLPVGTGTVVGILGRFNGTWQLTIPAYSDVFGFDGVEPNEGEGGGGETGETVLFSETFGEPQKEGNYWPFLKDYTGYDNPKELFSGSVDNLSARMQSGDGNVWFPAGGDYSLSIGSIDLKGATKVSLIYKMGVNVYQPADVQNINTLSVKCNDTDLAVPSKELAGTSNPYVLEEIRIDDIAVSGTATLTFSCASATNVKGIRLYDVKLIAPGTGEGDGGDVIAPVPDGE
- a CDS encoding endonuclease/exonuclease/phosphatase family protein produces the protein MIKRNILLILLFALSIGVVGQTRLGVYVAGFYNLENLFDTEDDPNNPGDDEFLPNGPYSWTPAKYRQKLSNMAKVIAKLAREKCPGGPAILGVSEVENRRVLEDLVKTEPLASMGYEIVHYDSPDRRGVDVACLYNPKLFTLLSSKAYPFFMSSKPNYRSRDQLLVSGLLAGESFHMIVNHWPSRYGGDRSSIYREAAAAITKHIADSIHAADPQAKVLIVGDMNDDPTDKSTKEVLKARRKAADTEPDGYFNATWPLFDKGIGSLCYQDKWNLYDQLIISGNLLGKDRSTLKFWKAEIFNRDFLTTQEGKRKGYPWRTFSSNTFINGYSDHFPALIYFVKEIR
- a CDS encoding ATP-binding protein, whose product is MSSKIYPIGIQNFEKIRNDGYFYIDKTALIYQMVKTGSYYFLSRPRRFGKSLLISTLEAYFQGKKELFTGLAVEKLEKNWIKYPVLHIDLNTEKYDTPESLENKLNGVLVEWEKKYGAEPSEKSLATRFEGIIKRTCRQEGQRVAILVDEYDKPMLQAIGNEELQKNFRNTLKAFYGALKSQDGCIKFAMLTGVTKFSKVSVFSDLNNLDDISMWNEYIEICGVSEREIHENLEAELHEFADARGTTYEKLCTELKECYDGYHFTHNSIGMYNPFSLLNAFKRKEFGNYWFETGTPTYLVKLLKKHHYDLERMAHEETDAQVLNSIDSESTNPIPVIYQSGYLTIKGYDERFGIYRLGFPNREVDEGFMRFLLPFYANVNKVESPFEIQKFVREIEAGDYNSFFRRLQSFFADTTYEVIREQELHYENVLFIVFKLVGFYTKVEYHTNNGRIDLILQTDKFIYIMEFKLNGTAKEALQQINDKRYALPFEADGRKLFKIGINFSEKTRNIEKWVVES
- a CDS encoding BT4734/BF3469 family protein; this translates as MKLTLMRDYGETSTMRTLDINLQIEAMKHETKARPISNLRTIIRYASPDTKLEEAQRLAKVIPAANFRKTANGVQMTEYNGIVQIEVNHLANRTEVNRVKQEAAELTQTLAAFMGSGGHSVKIWLRFTRPDGSLPKTREEAEIFQAHAYRKAVSLYQPALSYSIELKNPTLEQFCRQTYDPELYYNSDATVIYMRQPLEMPSDITYKESVQAEASPFKRLIPGYDSFETLSALFESALNKAYQSLSELQPNVHLHSDEDLKPLLVRLAENCFQAGIPEEETARWAIAHFYTKKKEFLVRQTVQNIYTHAKGFGQKSPLSTEQELELRTEEFMQRRYEFRYNTMTTVTEYRERNTFCFCFRPITNRVRNSIAMNARLEGLSLWDRDVARYLDSDRIPIFNPIEDFLFGVDVRWDGRDRIRELATRVPCNNAHWPDLFYRWFLNMVAHWRHTDRKYSNCTVPLLVGPQAYRKSTFCRNLLPPELQTYYTDHIDFSNKRDAELSLNRFALINMDEFDQNGVHQQAFLKHILQKPVVNVRRPHGTATQEMRRYASFIGTSNHKDLLTDTSGSRRYIVINVTAPIDCSPIDYEQLYAQAMHDIYRGERYWFDHEDEKLMTESNQEFQVIPIAEQLFHQYFRAAREDEEEYEQLLAIEILEQVQHDSRIHVSNCNIIQFGRILQRNQVPSVHTKRGNVYKVVRIKPKRE